The Hydrogenispora ethanolica region CCTCCGAGGAGCAAACCCGGGAAGTCTTTGACCGGGGCATGCTCCGCCGGGCGGTGCGCGCCCTCTTCAAGGCGCGCCGCGACGACGGCCGGCCCATCGGCCGGCTCTTTGGCGACGCGGTCAAGGAATCCATCACCACGCTATTGATGATTGGTGGGTTTATCACGCTGTTCGCGGTGCTGGTAAAGATGATGGACGTCTTCAGGGTGATGGGGGCGATCACGCCGCTGCTCGGCGGCTTCCTGCGCCTGTGCGGGCTGGACCCCGATCTCGCCGGGGCGGTCTTCAATGGCGTGCTCGAGATCGACCTGGGCACGATGGTCGCCAGCACCGCCGCCGCCCCGGTGCTGGATAAGGTGATGATCGCCAGCTGGATCATCGCCTGGAGCGGGCTGTCCGTTCATTGCCAGGTGGCCAGCGTGATTCATGACACCGACATCGGGATGGGGCCGTATGTGGCCGCCCGCTTCCTGCACGGCGTCTTCGCCGCCTTTTATACCTGGATCCTCATGGGGCCGCTGGCGCCGGTCCTCGCTCCGCTGCACCGGGCGGTCGCTGCCACCCGCTGGAACCCCATCGACCGGCTCGTGCTGTCCGGCCAGCAGATGTTGGCGGTGCTGGGAATTCTGCTCCTGGCGTCGCTGGCGGTTTATATCTCCAAACGGTATGCGCTGGTGTGGGTGAAAAAGTAGCGATGCAGCAAAAGCCCTCGCGGCTTTCAGATAGGCCAGACCGAGCCGTCCCCGGACGGCTTTTCTAATGGGCCGGACCCTCCCGTGGCCCCGTTATATCACCCGTTATATTACAAGAACGTAAAATCTGGCGCCCCGCGGCTGATTATTACGACAACCGGCAGGAAGGAATAGCCAATAGTCGAAGTATACACCACAGCGTTGAATGCATCCAAAGGATAGGACGACTTGAGTTCATTGCGCAAAGAAATCATACTGCTTTTGGCAGCCGTTTTCCTGCTGGTCCTCGGCGCCTGCATCGTGGGCACGATCCTGACGCCGTACGCCGAGAGCCTGGGCGCCGGCGGCGTGGTGATCGGGGCCATGGCCGGATCGCTCTATATCGTGCGCCTGTTCGTGGGGACGCCCATCGGCCGGCTGGCCGACCGGCGCGGGACCCTGGCGGTGCTGCGCTATAGCCTGATGCTTTATCCCCTGGTGGCGGTGGCCTATTGGCTGGCGGGCAACGTGCCGGTGCTGATCGCCGCCAGGCTGTTGCACGGCTTGGCCTCGGCGATGATGCTGCCGATGGCCATGGCCTATATGGGAGAGGTCAGCCCGGCCGGCCGCGAAGGGTATTACATGGGCCTTTACAATACCGTCACCATGGTGGCGGGCGGCGTCGGGCCGCAGGCCGCCACGATCATTGCGGCGCGTTACGGCAACCGGGCCACGTTTTTCACGTTATTCGTCTTCGCCTTGCTGTCGTTGGTCATCTTCCTGCTACTACGCAGGAGGGAAGAACGCCGGGATACCTCCCGCCAGAGCGCGGCGGTCCGGGAGCCGCTATGCACCCGGGAGCTGCTGCGCAACCGCGGCCTGCTGGCAGTGTGCAGCGTGAATATGGCCTTCGCCGTCATTTCCTGCCTGATGGGGTTCTTTTTCATCTTATATCCGCCGACGCGCGGCATCAGTCTGGTGCTGACCGGAACAATCATCGCCGTCTACAATGTAACCAGCGGCCTGGCCCAAATTCCTTTGGGCCGC contains the following coding sequences:
- the ylbJ gene encoding sporulation integral membrane protein YlbJ, which translates into the protein MRSPVWSKLKVLFGALLVTLFTVSLMIFPAEGVKAAVAGLRVFWEVVLPSLLPFFVLSEILLGMGVVHFLGVLLEPLMRPLFNVPGIGAFALSMGLAAGYPMDAVITGKFRRSGMCTRVEGERLLSFTNTADPLFIFGAVAVGMFGRPDLGAVMAIAHYVSSFSVGVAFKFYKKSPASEEQTREVFDRGMLRRAVRALFKARRDDGRPIGRLFGDAVKESITTLLMIGGFITLFAVLVKMMDVFRVMGAITPLLGGFLRLCGLDPDLAGAVFNGVLEIDLGTMVASTAAAPVLDKVMIASWIIAWSGLSVHCQVASVIHDTDIGMGPYVAARFLHGVFAAFYTWILMGPLAPVLAPLHRAVAATRWNPIDRLVLSGQQMLAVLGILLLASLAVYISKRYALVWVKK
- a CDS encoding MFS transporter, encoding MSSLRKEIILLLAAVFLLVLGACIVGTILTPYAESLGAGGVVIGAMAGSLYIVRLFVGTPIGRLADRRGTLAVLRYSLMLYPLVAVAYWLAGNVPVLIAARLLHGLASAMMLPMAMAYMGEVSPAGREGYYMGLYNTVTMVAGGVGPQAATIIAARYGNRATFFTLFVFALLSLVIFLLLRRREERRDTSRQSAAVREPLCTRELLRNRGLLAVCSVNMAFAVISCLMGFFFILYPPTRGISLVLTGTIIAVYNVTSGLAQIPLGRFADRYDKFRQILGAGIATAAILVFFPFVSHGWAMMLLMAVLAVCSAVLLSASSACATILGRSAGMGSTMGFLGTANSVGMALGSLVLSLMPQRFGIESLFYLAAGITLGCTLLFAALWKLQDPARRGELENRAVAPEG